The Streptomyces cynarae genome contains a region encoding:
- the glgA gene encoding glycogen synthase → MRVGLLTREYPPDVYGGAGVHVEFLARELRSLVDLDVHCWGEGGAGGVIRHRPWSGLDSANEALRTFSVDLAMTAALQGRDLVHSHTWYANLAGHLAKLLYGIPHVMTAHSLEPLRPWKAEQLGGGYALSSWAERTAIEAADAVIAVSGAMRDDILACYPALDPARVHVVHNGIDTTLYRPDPGTDVLARIGVDPDRPYVLFVGRITRQKGVPHLLRAVRHIDPAAQVVLCAGAPDTPEIDREFRDLFEELSRGREGVHWIPKMLPRPEVIQLLTHATVFVCPSVYEPLGIVNLEAMACGTAVVASRTGGIPEVVDDGRTGLLVDVDDGFEEHLARALDAVLADPVAARRMGEAGRERAAGEFGWDAVARRTVRLYEGVLKQG, encoded by the coding sequence GTGCGTGTGGGACTGCTGACCCGGGAGTACCCGCCGGACGTGTACGGCGGTGCGGGCGTCCATGTCGAGTTCCTCGCGCGGGAGTTGCGCTCCCTCGTCGACCTCGACGTGCACTGCTGGGGTGAGGGCGGCGCGGGCGGCGTCATACGCCACCGGCCGTGGAGCGGCCTCGACTCCGCCAACGAGGCGCTGCGCACCTTCTCCGTGGACCTGGCCATGACCGCCGCCCTCCAGGGCCGCGACCTGGTCCACTCCCACACCTGGTACGCCAACCTCGCCGGCCACCTCGCCAAGCTGCTGTACGGCATCCCGCACGTGATGACCGCGCACTCGCTGGAGCCGCTGCGCCCCTGGAAGGCCGAACAGCTCGGCGGCGGGTACGCGCTCTCCAGCTGGGCGGAGCGCACCGCGATCGAGGCCGCGGACGCGGTGATCGCCGTCTCCGGCGCCATGCGCGACGACATCCTCGCCTGCTACCCGGCCCTCGATCCGGCACGGGTCCACGTCGTGCACAACGGCATCGACACCACCCTGTACCGGCCGGACCCCGGCACGGACGTCCTCGCCCGCATCGGCGTCGACCCGGACCGCCCCTACGTCCTGTTCGTCGGGCGGATCACCCGCCAGAAGGGCGTGCCCCATCTGCTGCGCGCGGTGCGGCACATCGACCCGGCGGCCCAGGTCGTCCTGTGCGCGGGCGCGCCGGACACCCCCGAGATCGACCGCGAGTTCCGTGACCTGTTCGAGGAGCTGAGCAGGGGCCGTGAGGGCGTGCACTGGATCCCCAAGATGCTGCCGCGCCCCGAGGTGATCCAGCTCCTCACCCATGCCACGGTGTTCGTCTGTCCGTCGGTGTACGAGCCGCTCGGCATCGTCAACCTGGAGGCCATGGCGTGCGGCACCGCCGTGGTGGCCTCGCGCACCGGCGGCATTCCGGAGGTCGTGGACGACGGCCGTACCGGCCTGCTGGTCGATGTGGACGACGGCTTCGAGGAGCACCTCGCACGTGCTCTCGACGCCGTCCTCGCCGATCCGGTGGCCGCGCGGCGGATGGGCGAGGCCGGACGGGAGCGCGCGGCGGGGGAGTTCGGCTGGGACGCGGTGGCCCGGCGCACGGTCCGCCTGTACGAGGGTGTCCTCAAACAGGGGTAG
- a CDS encoding transglycosylase family protein, producing the protein MAVRGRHRRYQPTRINRASLTVTAGGAGMALPLIGTGVAQAADVDTWSKVAACESSGDWGINTGNGYYGGLQFTQSTWEAYGGTAYARRADIATRDQQIAVAEKVLKGQGPGAWPMCSVRAGLTRGGSGPDASQAAPATVKRSVRDVKPQTTPQSQAGTTEMYTVVHGDTLSGIADSHHVQGGWQGLYAANRTTVGADPDLILPGQRLNLRAKGGKAAKAPAHPEATPQRTRKTSEATTHKTSERTHKTSEGTHKSTPRKTPSHHSAPTHSMVAPVNAATGTRYHAAGSAWSKGYHTGVDFPVPTGTSVRAVAAGQVVGAGWGGSFGYQVVIRHADGRYTQYAHLSAISVKDGQSVVAGQRIGRSGSTGNSTGPHLHFEVRTGPGFGSDIDPVAYLRAGGVTV; encoded by the coding sequence ATGGCCGTACGCGGCCGGCACCGCCGGTATCAGCCGACAAGGATCAACCGCGCCTCGCTCACCGTCACGGCGGGCGGCGCCGGCATGGCACTCCCGCTCATCGGCACCGGCGTCGCGCAGGCGGCCGACGTGGACACCTGGAGCAAGGTCGCCGCCTGCGAGTCCAGCGGCGACTGGGGCATCAACACCGGCAACGGCTATTACGGGGGACTGCAGTTCACGCAGTCGACCTGGGAGGCCTACGGGGGGACGGCGTACGCGCGGCGCGCGGACATCGCCACCAGGGACCAGCAGATCGCCGTGGCCGAGAAGGTCCTCAAGGGACAGGGGCCCGGCGCCTGGCCGATGTGCTCCGTACGCGCCGGTCTGACCCGGGGCGGATCCGGCCCCGACGCATCACAGGCCGCGCCGGCGACCGTCAAACGTTCAGTTCGCGACGTGAAACCGCAGACCACGCCCCAGTCGCAGGCGGGCACCACCGAGATGTACACCGTGGTGCACGGCGACACACTCTCCGGCATCGCCGACTCCCACCACGTCCAGGGCGGCTGGCAGGGGCTGTACGCGGCCAACCGGACGACGGTCGGCGCGGACCCGGACCTCATCCTGCCGGGCCAGCGGCTGAACCTGCGGGCCAAGGGCGGCAAGGCGGCCAAGGCCCCGGCGCACCCGGAGGCGACGCCGCAGCGGACCCGCAAGACGTCCGAGGCGACGACTCACAAGACGTCCGAGCGGACCCACAAGACGTCCGAGGGAACCCACAAGTCGACCCCGCGGAAGACGCCTTCACACCACAGCGCCCCCACCCACTCCATGGTCGCCCCGGTGAACGCCGCTACGGGCACCCGCTACCACGCCGCGGGGTCGGCGTGGTCGAAGGGCTACCACACCGGCGTCGACTTCCCCGTGCCGACCGGCACCTCCGTGCGGGCGGTCGCGGCCGGGCAGGTGGTCGGTGCCGGCTGGGGCGGCTCCTTCGGCTACCAGGTGGTCATCCGGCACGCCGACGGCCGCTACACGCAGTACGCCCATCTGTCGGCGATCTCCGTCAAGGACGGGCAGAGCGTGGTGGCCGGCCAGCGCATCGGCCGTTCCGGCTCCACGGGCAACAGCACGGGCCCGCATCTGCACTTCGAGGTGCGGACGGGGCCCGGGTTCGGCAGCGACATCGATCCGGTCGCCTATCTCCGCGCGGGTGGCGTCACCGTCTGA
- a CDS encoding (2Fe-2S)-binding protein has product MDLDPDLSALGALGGFFVLRTGAPPRGALPTLAQAYASEPPEGGADPLAERIRKVAHSLRAPELRVAASLAHQGLAARIWSVALGSAALYGRVPDLDPRLLRWDPEGGVPDDLWLSEVRPLPVASLDKVVREGHLAPLAAVLRARHSVSARLLWGNAGSALAGTVRMVDRWARETGRTDVRERARSLAAGLFAHPELSGTLDPATGRRRSCCLYYRLPAGGLCGDCCFDRPPGRE; this is encoded by the coding sequence CTGGACCTCGACCCCGACCTCTCGGCGCTGGGCGCGCTCGGCGGCTTCTTCGTCCTGCGCACCGGAGCACCGCCGCGTGGGGCGTTGCCCACGCTGGCGCAGGCGTACGCGTCCGAGCCGCCGGAGGGCGGCGCGGATCCACTGGCCGAGCGCATCCGCAAGGTCGCGCACAGTCTCCGGGCACCGGAGCTCCGGGTCGCCGCCTCCCTCGCCCACCAGGGCCTGGCGGCCCGGATCTGGTCCGTCGCGCTGGGCAGCGCAGCGCTGTACGGGCGGGTGCCCGACCTCGATCCCCGGCTGCTGCGCTGGGACCCGGAGGGCGGTGTGCCCGACGACCTCTGGCTGAGCGAGGTGCGCCCGCTGCCCGTCGCCTCGCTCGACAAGGTCGTACGTGAGGGACACCTCGCGCCCCTTGCGGCCGTCCTCAGAGCGCGCCACAGCGTCTCCGCACGGCTGTTGTGGGGCAACGCGGGCTCCGCGCTCGCCGGCACGGTCCGCATGGTCGACCGCTGGGCGCGGGAGACCGGCCGTACGGACGTGCGGGAGCGGGCCCGCTCCCTCGCCGCTGGACTGTTCGCGCACCCCGAGCTGTCCGGCACCCTGGACCCCGCCACCGGCCGCCGCCGCAGCTGCTGCCTCTACTACAGGCTGCCCGCGGGCGGACTGTGCGGCGACTGCTGCTTCGACCGCCCGCCGGGGCGCGAGTGA
- a CDS encoding DMT family transporter, whose amino-acid sequence MSALALSVLLSLVSAVAYAGGAIVQEQVAVSAPGRSYAPLRRPVWWAAVVLNGLGGLLHVAALAYGPLSLVQPLGALTIVFALPMAALCVGRRAGTTAWRGAVMAAVGLAVLLSLVGVSDTHSLGGAQRMTLALVTAGGVMTLMVAGRATHRHPAVRSVLLAVASGVAFGMSSVFTKTVAVDWTGGVSLADLPSLAAIGVFATAGLLLSQASYRGAGLAAPLATLTVVNPVAAAAVGITLFGETFRYGTTGTVLALVCGVLAAGGLILLTTERIDGERRPTAVGEAVREAVGEPWPKARSVPEPATPVRKTVPGERGMVEKAYEDWDPAAYGEPSRPYDPLHTGVFIPAPVPDRHRARAGS is encoded by the coding sequence ATGAGCGCCCTCGCGTTGTCCGTGCTCCTGTCGCTCGTCTCCGCCGTCGCGTACGCGGGCGGGGCGATCGTGCAGGAGCAGGTCGCCGTGTCCGCGCCCGGCCGGTCCTACGCGCCGCTGCGCAGGCCGGTCTGGTGGGCGGCGGTCGTGCTGAACGGTCTCGGCGGGCTGCTGCACGTGGCGGCGCTCGCCTACGGCCCCTTGAGCCTGGTCCAGCCGCTGGGCGCGCTGACCATCGTGTTCGCGCTGCCGATGGCGGCCCTGTGCGTGGGTCGCCGGGCGGGGACGACCGCCTGGCGCGGTGCCGTCATGGCGGCCGTGGGTCTCGCGGTCCTGCTGTCCCTGGTCGGCGTCTCCGACACGCACTCCCTCGGCGGCGCCCAGCGGATGACGCTGGCCCTGGTCACCGCCGGTGGCGTGATGACGCTGATGGTCGCGGGACGGGCGACGCACCGGCATCCGGCGGTGCGCAGCGTGCTGTTGGCGGTGGCGTCCGGTGTCGCGTTCGGCATGTCGTCGGTGTTCACCAAGACGGTCGCGGTGGACTGGACCGGCGGGGTCTCCCTCGCGGACCTGCCGAGCCTGGCGGCGATAGGCGTCTTCGCGACGGCCGGTCTGCTGCTGTCGCAGGCCTCCTACCGGGGCGCGGGCCTCGCGGCACCGCTCGCCACGCTGACCGTCGTCAATCCGGTGGCGGCGGCCGCGGTGGGCATCACCCTGTTCGGCGAGACCTTCCGCTACGGCACCACGGGCACCGTACTCGCCCTGGTCTGCGGTGTTCTCGCCGCCGGCGGACTGATCCTGCTGACCACGGAGCGGATCGACGGCGAGCGGCGCCCGACGGCGGTCGGCGAGGCCGTCAGGGAGGCCGTGGGCGAGCCGTGGCCGAAGGCGCGGTCGGTCCCGGAGCCTGCGACGCCCGTGCGGAAGACGGTCCCGGGCGAGCGGGGCATGGTCGAGAAGGCGTACGAGGACTGGGATCCCGCCGCGTACGGCGAGCCGTCGCGCCCGTACGACCCCCTGCACACCGGGGTGTTCATTCCGGCGCCCGTCCCGGACCGGCATCGCGCTCGGGCGGGGTCCTGA